One region of Manis pentadactyla isolate mManPen7 chromosome 9, mManPen7.hap1, whole genome shotgun sequence genomic DNA includes:
- the PRPF19 gene encoding pre-mRNA-processing factor 19: MSLICSISNEVPEHPCVSPVSNHVYERRLIEKYIAENGTDPINNQPLSEEQLIDIKVAHPIRPKPPSATSIPAILKALQDEWDAVMLHSFTLRQQLQTTRQELSHALYQHDAACRVIARLTKEVTAAREALATLKPQAGLIVPQAVPSSQPSVVGAGEPMDLGELVGMTPEIIQKLQDKATVLTTERKKRGKTVPEELVKPEELSKYRQVASHVGLHSASIPGILALDLCPSDTNKILTGGADKNVVVFDKSSEQILATLKGHTKKVTSVVFHPSQELVFSASPDATIRIWSVPNASCVQVVRAHESSVTGLSLHATGDYLLSSSDDQYWAFSDIQTGRVLTKVTDETSGCSLTCAQFHPDGLIFGTGTMDSQIKIWDLKERTNVANFPGHSGPITSIAFSENGYYLATAADDSSVKLWDLRKLKNFKTLQLDNNFEVKSLIFDQSGTYLALGGTDVQIYICKQWTEILHFTEHSGLTTGVAFGHHAKFIASTGMDRSLKFYSL; the protein is encoded by the exons TTTCCAATGAGGTGCCAGAGCACCCATGTGTGTCCCCCGTCTCTAATCATGTTTATGAGCGGCGGCTCATTGAGAAGTATATCGCAGAGAATGGCACAGACCCCATCAACAACCAGCCTCTGTCCGAGGAGCAGCTCATCGATATCAAAG ttGCTCACCCCATCCGGCCCAAGCCTCCCTCAGCCACTAGCATCCCAGCCATTCTGAAAGCCTTGCAGGATGAGTGG GATGCGGTCATGCTGCACAGTTTCACTCTGCGCCAGCAGCTGCAGACAACCCGCCAGGAGCTGTCCCATGCTCTGTACCAGCACGACGCAGCCTGCCGTGTCATTGCCCGTCTCACCAAGGAAGTCACTGCTGCCCGAGAAG CTCTGGCCACCTTGAAACCTCAGGCTGGTCTCATTGTGCCCCAGGCAGTGCCGAGCTCACAGCCCAGTGTTGTG GGTGCAGGTGAGCCGATGGATCTGGGTGAGCTGGTGGGAATGACCCCCGAGATCATCCAGAAG CTTCAAGACAAGGCCACTGTGCTAACCACGGAACGTAAGAAG agaggaAAGACTGTGCCTGAGGAGCTGGTGAAGCCAGAAGAGCTCAGCAAATACCGGCAGGTGGCATCCCACGTG GGGCTGCACAGTGCCAGCATTCCTGGGATCCTCGCCCTGGACCTCTGCCCCTCCGACACCAACAAGATCCTCACTG GTGGGGCAGATAAGAATGTTGTTGTCTTTGACAAGAGTTCTGAGCAAATCCTGGCCACCCTCAAGGGCCATACCAAGAAAGTCACCAGTGTGGTGTTTCACCCTTCCCAG GAGTTGGTGTTCTCTGCCTCCCCAGATGCCACTATCAGAATTTGGTCGGTCCCGAACGCCTCTTGCGTGCAGGTGGTTCGGGCCCATGAGAGCTCTGTGACGGGCCTCAGCCTCCACGCCACTGGTGACTACCTCCTGAGCTCCTCTGACGACCAG TACTGGGCCTTCTCTGACATCCAGACAGGGCGTGTGCTCACCAAGGTGACAGATGAGACTTCTGGCTGCT CTCTCACCTGTGCGCAGTTCCACCCTGATGGACTCATTTTTGGGACAGGAACCATGGACTCCCAGATCAAGATCTGGGACTTGAAG GAGCGCACCAACGTGGCCAACTTCCCTGGCCACTCGGGCCCCATCACCAGCATTGCCTTCTCCGAGAACGGCTATTACCTGGCCACAGCAGCCGATGACTCCTCCGTCAAGCTCTGGGATCTGCGCAAGCTAAAGAACTTTAAGACACTGCAGCTGGATAACAACTTTGAG GTGAAGTCACTGATCTTTGACCAGAGTGGTACCTACCTGGCCCTTGGGGGCACGGATGTCCAGATCTACATCTGCAAACAGTGGACGGAGATTCTTCACTTCACAG